In Elaeis guineensis isolate ETL-2024a chromosome 1, EG11, whole genome shotgun sequence, a genomic segment contains:
- the LOC105038118 gene encoding calcium-dependent protein kinase 8 has product MGGCYSAPSSSDAYFWGSRKLRCLPSISCDYDDDDDDDDDDHGVDDDPLSRSSSGTASPVSVLRGPHSSSADFLHRFRLGAELGRGEFGVTRRCSDAATGETLACKSISKRKLRTIIDVSDVRREIEIMRGLPEHPNIVRLREAYEDAEAVHLVMEICEGGELFDRIVARGHYTERAAAIIFKTIVEVVQICHKHGVIHRDLKPENFLFANESEDAPLKAIDFGLSVFFKPGQRFSEVVGSPYYMAPEVLKQNYGPEVDVWSAGVILYILLCGVPPFWAETDEGIAQAIIRSVIDFEREPWPMVSSKAKDLVRQMLDPNPNTRLTAQQVLEHPWLQNANTAPNVSLGEIVRARLKQFSAMNKFKKKALRVVAKQLPVEEVTSLKQMFHMMDKDKNGHLTFEELKEGLHINGERVPEPDLQMLMEAADTDGNGTLDCEEFVTVSLHLKKVSSEEHLAQAFNFFDKDGSGFIEVEELREALGEGDLGPNEQVIWEIISDVDKDKDGRISFQEFELMMKTGSDWRNASRQYSRQALSALSCRLLKYGSMKKGW; this is encoded by the exons ATGGGAGGCTGCTACTCCGCCCCCTCCTCCAGCGACGCCTACTTCTGGGGCTCCCGGAAGCTCCGCTGCCTCCCTTCCATCTCCTGCGACTATGACGACGACGatgacgacgacgacgacgaccACGGCGTCGACGATGACCCTCTCAGCCGCTCCTCTTCCGGCACCGCCTCCCCTGTTTCCGTCCTCCGCGGGCCCCACTCCTCCTCCGCCGACTTCCTCCACCGCTTCCGCCTCGGGGCGGAGCTTGGCCGGGGAGAGTTTGGGGTGACGCGGCGCTGCAGCGACGCCGCCACCGGCGAGACCCTCGCCTGCAAGTCCATCTCCAAGCGGAAGCTTCGCACCATCATCGACGTGTCCGACGTCCGGCGGGAGATCGAGATCATGCGCGGTCTCCCGGAGCACCCCAACATCGTGCGGTTGAGGGAGGCGTACGAGGATGCGGAGGCCGTCCACCTCGTGATGGAGATTTGTGAGGGAGGGgagctcttcgatcggatcgtcGCCAGGGGGCATTACACCGAGCGCGCCGCGGCCATCATCTTCAAGACCATCGTCGAGGTCGTTCAG ATCTGCCATAAGCATGGAGTGATACACCGGGACCTGAAACCGGAGAATTTCTTGTTTGCAAATGAATCAGAAGATGCTCCATTAAAGGCAATAGATTTTGGCCTCTCTGTATTCTTCAAGCCTG GTCAGCGCTTTAGTGAAGTTGTTGGAAGTCCATACTACATGGCCCCCGAAGTCTTGAAACAGAACTATGGGCCAGAAGTAGATGTATGGAGTGCTGGGGTTATTCTCTACATCTTGTTATGTGGAGTTCCACCCTTTTGGGCAG AAACTGATGAGGGAATTGCACAGGCAATTATCCGATCTGTTATTGATTTTGAGAGGGAACCTTGGCCAATGGTATCTAGCAAAGCTAAAGACCTTGTGAGGCAAATGCTTGATCCTAACCCAAACACCCGGTTGACAGCTCAGCAAGTTCTTG aacatccttggcTTCAGAATGCTAATACGGCTCCCAATGTTTCACTTGGAGAAATTGTCAGAGCAAGACTCAAGCAATTCTCAGCAATGAACAAATTTAAAAAGAAAGCCCTAAGA GTGGTAGCTAAACAATTGCCTGTGGAAGAAGTAACCAGCCTTAAACAGATGTTTCACATGATGGATAAGGACAAGAATGGACACCTAACATTTGAAGAACTCAAGGAGGGCTTACACATAAATGGAGAGCGTGTACCAGAACCTGATCTTCAGATGTTAATGGAAGCA GCTGACACTGATGGAAATGGAACTCTGGACTGTGAGGAGTTCGTGACTGTCTCCTTGCACCTGAAGAAAGTCAGCAGTGAGGAACACCTGGCCCAAGCATTCaacttctttgacaaggatgggAGTGGCTTTATTGAAGTTGAAGAACTGAGAGAAGCTTTAGGTGAGGGTGATCTAGGTCCAAATGAGCAAGTAATCTGGGAGATCATCTCTGATGTTGACAAGGACAAG GATGGACGCATCAGCTTCCAAGAATTTGAGTTGATGATGAAAACTGGATCAGACTGGAGAAATGCCTCACGGCAGTACTCAAGACAAGCACTTAGTGCCCTTAGTTGCCGGCTGCTTAAATATGGTTCCATGAAGAAAGGATGGTAG